In Pseudomonas sp. MYb327, one DNA window encodes the following:
- a CDS encoding Fur family transcriptional regulator produces the protein MPKTPIASRPHDHSHCVHSALSEADALCARQGLRLTALRRRVLELVWQSHKPLGAYDILAVLSEQDGRRAAPPTVYRALDFLLDNGLVHRISSLNAFIGCNHPEHAHQGQFLICRDCHAAIELEQKSISDAIIHSARDVGFIVEAQTVEVIGLCSGCQGA, from the coding sequence ATGCCTAAAACACCGATTGCCAGCCGTCCTCACGACCACTCTCATTGCGTCCACAGCGCTTTGTCCGAGGCCGATGCCCTGTGCGCACGCCAAGGGCTGCGTCTGACCGCTTTGCGTCGGCGGGTGCTGGAACTGGTGTGGCAAAGCCACAAACCGTTGGGCGCCTATGACATCCTCGCCGTGCTCAGCGAGCAGGACGGCCGCCGCGCCGCGCCGCCGACCGTGTACCGCGCGCTGGATTTCCTCCTGGACAACGGCCTCGTTCACCGCATTTCCTCGCTCAACGCCTTCATCGGCTGCAATCACCCGGAGCACGCGCATCAGGGGCAATTCCTGATTTGCCGTGACTGCCACGCCGCCATTGAACTCGAACAGAAATCCATCAGCGACGCGATCATCCACAGCGCCAGGGATGTCGGGTTTATCGTCGAAGCCCAGACCGTCGAGGTGATTGGTCTCTGCTCCGGTTGCCAGGGGGCTTGA
- a CDS encoding homoserine kinase has translation MSVFTPLARPELEAFLAPYGLGRLLDFQGIAAGSENTNFFISLEQGEFVLTLVERGPVQEMPFFIELLDVLHEADLPVPYALRTTDGVALRELAGKPALLQPRLAGKHIKQANAQHCAQVGDLLAHLHLATQAGNMIKRKTDRGLDWMLEEGTQFLSHLNDEPRALLQRALDEITQQKEKILALPRANIHADLFRDNAMFEGTHLTGLIDFYNACSGPMLYDVAIALNDWCSDDDGLIDGPRARALLGAYAALRPFTAAEAELWPTMLRVACVRFWLSRLIAAESFAGQDVLIHDPMEFQLRLAQRQKVNTPLPFAL, from the coding sequence ATGTCTGTGTTCACCCCCCTGGCTCGGCCCGAGCTGGAAGCTTTTCTCGCCCCTTATGGCCTCGGCCGCCTGCTTGATTTCCAGGGGATTGCCGCCGGTAGCGAAAACACCAATTTCTTTATCAGCCTGGAGCAGGGCGAATTCGTCCTGACGCTGGTTGAGCGCGGCCCGGTTCAGGAGATGCCGTTCTTCATCGAACTGCTCGATGTGCTGCATGAAGCCGACCTGCCGGTGCCGTACGCCCTGCGCACCACCGACGGCGTGGCCTTGCGCGAACTGGCTGGCAAGCCTGCGCTGTTGCAGCCACGCCTGGCTGGCAAACACATCAAGCAGGCCAACGCGCAACATTGCGCGCAGGTGGGCGATTTGCTGGCACATCTGCACCTGGCCACCCAGGCCGGAAACATGATCAAGCGCAAAACCGATCGCGGTCTGGACTGGATGCTGGAAGAGGGCACGCAGTTTCTGTCGCACTTGAATGACGAACCGCGAGCGCTGCTGCAGCGGGCGCTGGACGAAATCACTCAGCAGAAAGAAAAAATTCTGGCGCTGCCACGGGCAAATATTCACGCCGACCTGTTCCGCGATAACGCGATGTTCGAAGGCACGCACCTGACCGGGTTGATCGATTTCTACAACGCCTGCTCGGGGCCAATGCTCTACGACGTGGCGATTGCCTTGAATGACTGGTGTTCGGACGACGATGGTTTGATCGACGGGCCACGGGCTCGGGCGTTGCTGGGAGCTTATGCGGCACTGCGTCCGTTCACCGCTGCCGAGGCAGAGTTGTGGCCGACCATGCTGCGGGTGGCATGCGTGCGGTTCTGGTTGTCACGCTTGATTGCGGCGGAGTCTTTTGCAGGGCAGGACGTGTTGATTCACGATCCGATGGAGTTTCAGTTGCGCCTGGCGCAGCGGCAGAAGGTCAATACACCGCTGCCTTTCGCGCTCTAA
- a CDS encoding DUF2782 domain-containing protein, whose product MRTLNRLLLAGLFAITPLAVMAADDAPSPEPDVTIRTEGDNTIKEYRQNGFLYAIQVTPKGGKPYFLVRADGTDANFIRSDQPDMLIPSWKIFEWK is encoded by the coding sequence ATGCGCACACTAAATCGCCTGTTGCTGGCTGGCTTGTTTGCAATCACACCGTTGGCCGTGATGGCGGCGGACGATGCGCCATCACCGGAACCGGATGTAACCATTCGCACGGAAGGCGACAATACGATCAAGGAGTACCGCCAGAATGGCTTCCTGTACGCCATCCAGGTCACTCCCAAGGGCGGCAAACCGTACTTTCTGGTACGTGCGGACGGAACCGATGCAAACTTTATCCGCTCGGATCAGCCGGATATGCTGATTCCGTCGTGGAAGATCTTTGAGTGGAAATAG
- the polA gene encoding DNA polymerase I, producing MSQAPLVLVDGSSYLYRAFHALPPLTTSKGLPTGAVKGVLNMLKSLRKQYPDSPFAVVFDAKGGTFRDDMYAEYKANRPSMPDDMRVQIEPLHQSVIALGFPLLCVEGVEADDVIGTLARSSAAADRPVIISTGDKDMAQLVDGHITLVNTMTGSSMDVEGVKEKFGVAPEQIIDYLALMGDSSDNIPGVPGIGPKTASGLLVGVNGGLTELYAQLDIVPTLPIRGAKTLPAKLEEHKEMAFLSYQLATIKVDVPLDIGLDDLQMGAEDPDKLYELYTLLEFKSWLNDLDRDAKRLELSSAAEPAPVADLFSATEAETPVAVAEAAYETILDQARFDVWLEKLNNAKLFAFDTETTGIDAQQAQLVGLSFAVQANEAAYIPLTHSYIGVPEQLDRDTVLRALKPILEDPNKLKVGQHAKFDMNILANCAIGGDQANGITVRGIAFDTMLESYVLNSTATRHDMDSLALKYLDHTTVSFQDIAGKGAKQLTFDQIALEQAGPYAAEDADITLRLHQTLFEKLNAIPSLASVLTDIEIPLVPVLARIERQGAFVDAALLGVQSIELGDKMVALEREAFEIAGEEFNLGSPKQLGVILYEKLGLPVLKKTAKGQPSTAEEVLAKLAEDDYRLPKVLMEYRSMSKLKSTYTDRLPEQINPRTGRIHTSYHQAVASTGRLSSSDPNLQNIPVRTAEGRRIRQAFVAPTGYKLLAADYSQIELRIMAHLSKDEGLMNAFRHNLDVHTATAAEVFKVELTEVTSDQRRSAKAINFGLIYGMGAQKLGKDIGVDTKTAKAYIDTYFARYPGVREYMDRTRAQAADQGFVETFFGRRLYLPEINSNKPQERAAAERTAINAPMQGTAADIIKKAMVAVDNWLTSSGLDAKVILQVHDELVLEVREDLVDQVSEEIRLHMSGAAKLDVPLLVEVGVGNNWDEAH from the coding sequence ATGAGCCAAGCCCCCCTCGTCCTGGTGGACGGTTCTTCTTACCTCTACCGCGCCTTTCACGCGCTGCCACCGCTGACCACCTCCAAAGGCCTGCCGACCGGTGCGGTCAAGGGCGTGTTGAACATGCTCAAGAGCCTGCGCAAGCAGTATCCGGACAGTCCGTTCGCCGTGGTGTTCGACGCCAAGGGTGGGACTTTTCGCGATGACATGTACGCCGAATACAAGGCCAACCGTCCGAGCATGCCAGACGACATGCGCGTGCAAATCGAACCCTTGCACCAGAGCGTGATCGCGCTGGGCTTCCCGCTGCTGTGCGTCGAAGGCGTCGAGGCCGATGATGTGATCGGCACCCTGGCCCGCAGCAGCGCGGCTGCCGATCGCCCGGTGATCATCTCCACCGGCGACAAAGACATGGCGCAACTGGTCGACGGCCACATTACCTTGGTCAATACCATGACCGGTAGCAGCATGGACGTGGAGGGCGTGAAGGAGAAATTCGGCGTCGCTCCCGAGCAGATCATCGATTATCTGGCACTCATGGGCGATTCTTCGGACAACATTCCGGGCGTTCCGGGTATCGGTCCTAAGACCGCTTCCGGTTTATTGGTGGGGGTGAATGGCGGTCTGACCGAGCTCTATGCGCAACTCGACATCGTACCAACCCTGCCGATTCGCGGCGCCAAGACCCTGCCGGCCAAGCTCGAAGAACACAAGGAAATGGCGTTCCTGTCCTATCAATTGGCGACCATCAAGGTCGACGTGCCGTTGGACATCGGCCTCGATGACCTGCAAATGGGTGCGGAAGATCCGGACAAGCTCTACGAGCTGTATACCCTGCTGGAATTCAAGAGCTGGCTGAACGACCTCGATCGCGACGCCAAGCGTCTCGAGCTGAGCAGTGCCGCCGAGCCTGCGCCAGTCGCTGATTTGTTCAGCGCAACCGAGGCCGAAACGCCGGTTGCCGTTGCTGAGGCCGCTTATGAAACCATCCTCGACCAGGCTCGTTTCGACGTCTGGCTGGAGAAACTGAACAACGCCAAGCTGTTCGCCTTCGACACCGAAACCACCGGCATCGACGCGCAGCAGGCGCAATTGGTGGGTCTTTCTTTCGCCGTGCAGGCCAATGAAGCGGCTTACATTCCGCTGACGCACTCCTACATCGGTGTACCCGAGCAACTGGATCGTGACACCGTATTGCGCGCCCTCAAGCCGATTCTGGAAGATCCGAACAAGCTCAAGGTCGGCCAACATGCCAAGTTCGACATGAACATACTGGCCAACTGCGCCATCGGCGGCGATCAGGCCAACGGCATCACCGTGCGCGGCATTGCCTTTGACACCATGCTTGAGTCCTACGTGCTCAACTCCACGGCCACTCGCCATGACATGGACAGCCTGGCTCTGAAGTACCTGGATCACACCACCGTGAGTTTCCAGGACATCGCCGGCAAGGGCGCGAAACAGCTGACGTTCGACCAGATCGCCCTGGAACAGGCCGGCCCGTATGCCGCCGAAGACGCCGACATCACTTTGCGTCTGCATCAGACACTCTTCGAAAAGCTGAACGCGATCCCGAGCCTCGCCAGTGTGCTGACCGACATCGAAATTCCTCTGGTGCCAGTGCTGGCGCGTATCGAGCGCCAGGGCGCTTTCGTCGATGCTGCCCTGCTCGGCGTGCAAAGTATCGAACTGGGCGACAAGATGGTCGCGCTTGAGCGCGAAGCCTTCGAAATTGCCGGTGAAGAATTCAACCTGGGTTCGCCCAAGCAGCTCGGCGTCATTCTCTACGAGAAGCTTGGTTTGCCGGTGCTGAAGAAAACCGCCAAGGGCCAGCCGTCCACCGCCGAAGAGGTGCTGGCCAAACTCGCCGAGGACGATTACCGCTTGCCTAAAGTGCTCATGGAATACCGTTCCATGAGCAAGCTGAAAAGCACGTACACCGATCGCTTGCCGGAACAGATCAATCCGCGCACCGGGCGCATCCACACTTCGTACCACCAAGCCGTGGCGTCCACCGGTCGTCTGTCCTCCAGCGATCCGAACCTGCAGAACATCCCGGTACGCACCGCTGAAGGGCGTCGCATCCGTCAGGCATTCGTCGCACCGACCGGCTACAAACTGCTGGCGGCGGACTATTCGCAGATCGAATTGCGGATCATGGCGCACCTGTCCAAGGATGAAGGCCTGATGAACGCCTTCCGCCACAATCTGGACGTGCACACCGCAACCGCCGCCGAGGTGTTCAAGGTCGAACTCACTGAAGTGACCTCCGACCAGCGCCGCAGCGCCAAGGCGATCAACTTCGGCCTGATCTACGGCATGGGCGCGCAGAAGCTCGGCAAAGACATCGGGGTCGACACCAAGACCGCCAAGGCCTATATCGATACGTACTTCGCCCGTTATCCCGGCGTGCGCGAGTACATGGACCGCACCCGTGCGCAGGCGGCAGATCAGGGCTTCGTCGAAACCTTCTTCGGCCGCCGGTTGTACCTGCCGGAGATCAACTCCAACAAACCGCAAGAGCGCGCCGCTGCCGAGCGCACGGCGATCAACGCCCCGATGCAGGGCACCGCGGCGGACATCATCAAGAAAGCCATGGTCGCAGTGGATAACTGGCTGACCTCTTCCGGCCTCGATGCCAAGGTCATCCTGCAAGTGCACGATGAATTGGTACTTGAGGTGCGTGAAGACCTTGTCGACCAGGTCAGCGAGGAAATTCGTCTGCACATGAGCGGCGCGGCGAAGCTGGATGTTCCGCTGCTGGTTGAGGTTGGTGTTGGAAATAATTGGGATGAGGCGCACTAA
- a CDS encoding zinc ABC transporter substrate-binding protein, with translation MPRLFPIFVAFFASFLLIGSAQAEVKVLTSIKPLQLIAAAVQDGVAIPEVLLPPGASPHNYALRPSDVRKVQSVDLLYWIGPDMEGFLPRVLNGRTLPSVAVQDLPGLKLRHFAEDNHSHAEEADEHDHDHRPGTLDAHLWLSPINARVIATKMAADLSAADPENAVRYQSNLKAFDERLDALDLRLKKRLAGIEGKPYFVFHEAFDYFEDAYGLKHAGVFSVAAEVQPGAQHVAAMRARLQEVGKTCVFSEPPLRPRLAETLVAGLPVKLAELDALGGYTPATAQGYEQVLEKLGNDLAGCLESL, from the coding sequence GTGCCCCGACTTTTTCCTATCTTTGTCGCATTTTTCGCAAGTTTTCTGCTGATCGGTTCAGCCCAAGCCGAGGTCAAGGTCCTCACCAGTATCAAGCCCCTGCAGCTGATCGCTGCCGCGGTGCAGGACGGCGTGGCGATTCCGGAAGTCTTGCTTCCACCCGGCGCCTCACCTCACAACTACGCCTTGCGCCCGTCCGACGTACGGAAGGTGCAATCGGTGGATTTGCTGTACTGGATCGGACCGGACATGGAAGGTTTCCTGCCGCGCGTGCTCAATGGTCGTACGCTGCCAAGCGTTGCCGTGCAGGATCTACCCGGCCTCAAGCTTCGCCATTTCGCCGAAGACAACCATTCCCATGCCGAAGAAGCCGACGAGCATGACCACGATCACCGTCCGGGCACCCTCGATGCGCATTTGTGGTTGTCACCGATCAATGCCCGCGTCATCGCCACGAAAATGGCAGCCGACCTGAGTGCGGCCGATCCGGAAAATGCCGTGCGCTATCAGAGCAACCTCAAAGCCTTCGATGAACGTCTGGATGCGCTCGATTTGCGACTGAAGAAACGTCTGGCTGGAATTGAGGGCAAACCCTACTTCGTGTTCCACGAAGCCTTCGACTATTTCGAAGACGCCTACGGCCTCAAGCACGCCGGCGTGTTCAGTGTCGCGGCCGAAGTGCAACCCGGCGCCCAACACGTGGCGGCCATGCGCGCGCGTTTGCAGGAAGTGGGCAAGACTTGCGTGTTCAGCGAACCACCGCTGCGCCCACGCCTGGCGGAAACCCTGGTGGCAGGCCTGCCGGTGAAACTGGCGGAACTGGATGCGCTGGGTGGTTACACGCCAGCGACTGCCCAGGGCTACGAGCAGGTATTGGAAAAATTGGGGAATGATTTGGCGGGATGCCTGGAGTCGTTGTAA